GGATGTGTCGGAAACAGTGAGTGTCCTGGGTGTGTGCGCTACACGTGTGCTTTCCTTGTGGTCTGAGGTTTGGCTGGCTTTCTCGAGCCGTCTTCTGACACCTTGCTGGGCACAGCTGCTCTGATTATGCCTTGATGCAGTTTAGAGTTGAACAAGAGTGTCTGATGCATTGATAGCATCTCTGTAATGAGATTCTGCCCCTCAGAGATACCAGACTCTTGTCGGGCAAAAGAACCCGCAAACACGCTGATTCTAGCTGCTATTATCTCATGGAAACAAACATCCGATGGTGATGTGTTTTCAGACCCTGAGAGGGACCCACGAGGGACATGCAACACAATGGAATCTCCAAGACGCATTTTCACAACCAACTGCTCAAAAATTTATTTGGTTCTCTGTACTGGTCTTCTTTTCAGCGATTTAAAACAACCCCTTTGCATCTGCCTCCTAGCACTATGTTAGAGCAGGCCCCCAAATCCAGCACGAAGGGCAGAAGGGTGGCCCTAGTGCAATGAGTGCAAATCAGGCACACCCACTACTTGATTGTGTGGTTTGCACAGAGTTTCATGATCTGTATGCTGCCGTCGTAGAGCACTGACAATGTTGGGATTTTTGCAAAATCTGGGAGGAGATTTGGGGCAAGAAGGAAGATGGGGGTTTAGGATCCGAATGTTCAGGACATAAGTACTGAGGCTCTGTGGGTGTAGGGCTGGAGGTCTCATGTCAGGCACCGCGTTTTCTTCCTCAGTTGGGAAGCCACCGGAGAGTCCCTGGCCCTTAGCATGGCCCTGTTGGGACCCTGAAGCTGCCAAAGAGCACTTGGAAAACTTTGGCAGGGCAAAGGGGTCTGAGCTGGACCAGAAGCCCTGCAAGGGAGGGATGTGATGGGCAGCCACTCAAACATGGCTGAATCAGCCCGGCCATGCTAGAAgggacggtgtgtgtgtgtctagagaACAGCTGGTAGAATTTTGCTTTTCTGCCTATGGGGCCGGTCGGTGGGGAGTGTTTTTTAAATGATGCTTCTTGTCTTTCCTGAAGTGCATGGAGCTGCACTAACCTCTTGACCTGTTTGCTTTCTGGCACTGATTTACATGCTAATTAGAACTCCTTTGCCACAAAAGCCTGTTTTGcatcctccccccagcccccaaaagATCCTCCATGGGATTTTTTTTCTGCTAGGCTGGGCAAATATAGCATGACaccttccttctccccctccctgcctgtaGCACAGCCACCCGCCCACCCCCTCATATTTTGCTCTGCGATGGCCCTTTGATGGCAGTGGAGTGGGCCATGGGGAGAGGGGGGCTTCCAGGCAGCCCAACGAAATTTGATGGGACGTAGGAATGAAAGAGCAGGAGGAAATGCAGGGCAGCGTTCCAGTTGGAGGAGAAAACCTGGGGCATGTCTAACCTTGCGGTTTAGTGAAAATAGTAAGCAGCGTGACTATTATTTACTATGACTTGGCATGATGTGCACAACTTAGAGGGCAGTGCAGCGGCAGAATTGCTGGACCAGACCTGAGTACACTTTGTAAATTAAGCTAAGCTTTTCTAAATCGGAGTTGCTAGATAGCTAAAACCCACCTCAAGAATTCTCCGCTCTACCACGTGATGCCAATAATAATCGGAACCAATGCAGGACGTTGCGGCTTCTGCTACAAGTCCCGGTGAAGACAGATGTGCCAATCCTGGCTGAGAAGCAGCTTCACCTTTGGTGACTTGCTTGGGGTCTCAATTTGCAGCTTGCAAGGGAAGCACTGGGCGAGTGGCAGACACGCCCCAGGGACAGCTAACGTTTTGGTGTTTCTGCTCTGCATTGACAGTTGGCCATTGAGgctctggaggaggagaagcgatCCCTGAGGGTGCAGATCACTCAAATCTTGGAGGACAGGCAGCAACTGATGCATCTGAAAATGTCCCTCAGCCTTGAGGTGGCCACGTACAGGTGAGTGAGCTCCGTGTCCACCTGACTTGAATTCCTCTGGGGCTGCAGTTGAGGTCCAGAGGAGACCAGTTAAATGCTAGGTTAGGAGGAGAGGGGTGTGTCCACTGCTGTCTCCCGTCCCAGTTCCTGCATTCCAGTTCCCAGGAGGGAACAGGGCCTATAGTAGCCTTCCTTGGGTGGCAGTGGAATAGCGGAGTGCCTCTTCAACTTTCGGAGCCTCCATCTTCACCCATCTCTGAAGAGCACAAGGAGTGGAAGCAGAGGTGCTGCCAAAGATGATATCTTCTGCCCACTGGAACGATGGGGAAAGTCTTCCCAGTGGAGAGACTGCAGCTGATTGCCTTGGCAACTGACTTTTTgacaacaattaataataataataataataataataataataataataataatttttatttatttatttatttatttatttatttattttcatgttcccagagtggtttacatagaaaaagaataaagaagatggatccctgtccccaaagggctcacagtctaaaaagaaacacaagagagaacccagccacagccactggaggagggctgggctgggctgaatagggccagttgctctcctcctgcttaatataatgagaatcaccactctggGGGGAAAATAAGCCCAGCctttgcccagttacctactGTGCACCAGCTATTTCTTTTTAGCAAGGAAGCTTTGGGTTCATttgacatctgcaaaaaatacccctctctctcttttccttccactgGACGGCTTTCTCCCACCTTCCTCAAAAGACATCCCACGGAAGTCTTGCTCCTGTTCccacacccctcctcctcctcctcctcctcctcgcctgccCCCCTCCAGATGGCTGCCAGACAAAAGAGAGGGGTCTGCCAGATTAGCATGAGAATGGGGGCCCAGCTTGCTGGAAGGGGAGAAGGATCAGCTAAGACtagtgatgatgtcacccaccggCCAGGCTGGAGGCCGGAGACACAGTCAGAACACCCCCCTCCTTGTATTCGGGAACTGCTCTGAGATTGGGATGCTTAGCACCGAAGGCAGTGGGTGGCCGGTAGCAGCATCAGTGACGCCCAGAGGCACATTTCAGCCTCTCTCTCAGACTTTGTACAGCTGGGATATACACATTTTAGACAATGGGGAAGCTTCTTCTCTAACTCCATTCCAAGCTCTGGAATTGAGTATTTCCAAATCAAAGGAGGGAGCTGTGCAGGCTGTatgtagactcctggcgaccacagagagccctgtggttgtctttggcagaatacaggagggggttaccattgccatctcccgcgcagtgtgagattatgcctttcagcatcttcctatagcactgctgcctgatatagatgtttcccaaagtctgggaaacatgccagtgggacAGACTGCATAATCTGCTGCTATCTGAACACAAATTGTTCCGCGGTGTCAGTGAAGCTGCCTTTTCAAGAAGAATTTGGTGCAGCCCTGAAGTCGGCATTCATTAACAGGATTTGGTTTAGTCAAAAAGGTATCTATTCTGACACACACAAACTAACCAGCCCTCTTCCCCTTCCGCATTTTAGGACGCTTCTGGAGACAGAGAGCACAAGGCTACAGATGCCAGCCACAGACTACAATGTGGCCAATGGCCTTAGAGGTAAGTATAAAGGAGAAAGACTTCAGCAAAACTCTTGTGAGGGTGAAGAAGAACCAAAGGAAGGAGTTATATTTGGTGTAATTGTTATATATTGcggtttcaacaacaacaaattcttAAAGTGCAGCACAAGAAtatagaagatggttccctgtcccaaagggacttatattaaaggaaaggaaagcggGGGAAAGAAAAGTGAAAAAACCATGAAGGAGACACCGGCAATAACTAATTAACCATTGGATAGATGCTATTCTGGGCTTTCCCCtactaatatttaatatttatttagcattaaAGTGCTAAtgtcactgctttaaaaggtgccacttacccagttagcagggtgttGTATATCTTAAAACAGGTCATCAGAGGGAGAAGATTATCTGTGGAATCTCCAAGCCTTGGCTCCAGTCCCAAGAACAGTGGGAGGAAAAGTACAGTGTGTAGCCATCCTGACCaggagccactgatagaccaCCTCCTTCTTCTCCTGCATTTGGCTAAAACTCTTAAAACTATCTAAACCAGTGCCCATTAGCACCCCCTGAGGCAGTGACCTCCATAAATTAATTAAGCATCAAATGCCCTTCATACAAACTTCAGATATGTGAGTTACTATTGTAATTAATAATTCCTGGTGTTTCCCTCCTTGTGCCCCGTGCAGATGCCAAACTGGAAACAAGCAACAGTAAACTTCAAGCCGTGTCTCTAGATAGAGGGCGTCTGGGGTCCCGGGACCTCAGACCAAGCCCCTCCACCTTCTTGAAGGGAAATATGAAGTCTCGGCTACCCAAGAACCAAAACAAGTCCTTCACGGTAAATCTAGCTTCCATGCTCCCCAAGAGCAGAAGCCCTGTGACTAGGGAGTTTCAGAAAGCCAACACGGTCCTTCAGTCCCAATCCACAAAGAGTTTTGATGGGTCATTGCTTCAAAAAGATATTCCAGCATTTGTTGACCCACCTGCTTTCAAGCTGGGCTCATCCCAAGTGATAACGGCCACCAAAGTTGAAACGGTTTCGCAGTCATTCTTCCATGAGTCCTCTCTGCCTGTCAGCTCCGTCAGTCCCGCAGTTCCAGATGTCTTGAAAGAGAACAGCTCAAACACAGAGCAAAGAAGACTCCAGAAAGGAGGACAAGGCAGAGATGAAACTGCAATCCAACTGGAAGGTGGAGGTGATACTGCCACTCAACTGGAAACagaggaaatgggggagaaggaggaactTTACGAGTATGAAGAGGGGGAGCAGCCCAGTGAAGAACCACCAGGAAAGACCACCACCCAAAATGTGCCTTATCCCACTCAGCTGGTCACTGAAGCCTTAGAAATTGCACTCAAAGAAGTTAATGAAGGGGACGTCTGCTTTGAATCTGTCTTGCTCAACGTGCCTCCAACTCAGAATGGGGTTCTTTCCGGTGATGCTTTGTCCATGGAAGAAGACAATGGGGCAGATTCTTCTCTAAGTATTGGCGTGTTAGAAGAAACTGTACCCAGGCTGCACAAAGACGAAATGGAAGACAGTCAACTAATGGATCTACCAGAGGATGCTAAAGACTCTGAAGTGTCTGTTGAGGTTAATGGCAGCCGAGAAGTCTGCGCtgagcagccagaaggggagatagAGGTGTGGGTGACCCGGGACGtagaatcatcccatgaaactgaattaTTAGAGGAAGAAAGAAGCTTCTCTACCCGGCAAAACAAAGAAGAAATTGTAGCAGATGCTCCAATCATAGGAAAAATGGCAAGTGATAAAGAAACAAGATTTTCAGAGGAGAATGAGGGTGATGATGAACAGCCACCAATTTTACAAAGTGTTGAGCTCAGTGATGACTTGGAGGTGACCAAGTGCACAGAATTAACACATCATCCAGGTCAAGCAACACCTGCCACATTGACAGGCGAAAAGGAGAGTTGGGAGCCTAGCACAAGCCATCGTGACGAGCAGCCAGGTGCCACAGGGGGGGACTTAGAGGAGACCGATGGAGGAGCAGAAGACTTAGAAGTGATGAGCACAGAAGCACTGCATCTGTCAgaggatgaggagaggagagagtccTGGAGTCCTTCACGGGAAAATGAAGAATATGACTTCCAGGCAGAGACACTGGAAAGTGAGCTTTTACAGATGGAAGAGTTTGCCATTGAAAATCTGTCACCACTAAGCCACCCAGCTTTATCTGGAGAAAGTTGCCAGGAGCATCTCTTTCTTGGGGTGGAGCAGGAAAATCTTGAGGAAAAAGGAACACCACTTTACGAGACAGATGCTACAATgtcagaggaagaagaaaaagagatggTTCTAGAGACGAAGGCCTTATGTTTCGCCATGGAAGCTGAAGAGGCCATTTTGAGAGAAGAAATCTCAGAAAGGAATGAAGAGAATATTGTCTTCGCTGATGAGCCCAGAGTTATAGAGAGCACAGATGCTGAGGAAGAGCATGGGGGAAAGCTAAGGGAAGATACTGAACAAGAGAATGCTTTGGACAATGAAGACATGATAAAGGAAGATATATCAGACAAGGAGGCAGTCAACTTACAAGATGAGACCCATGAGTCAGATACCATCTTACAGGATAATGTTCTGGGACAGGAGAGTGCTAAAGAAGGGCAAACAGAAGAAACGGGAGAGGCATCTCAAGGACAACTGGTGATGGGGCAAAAGGTTGAGGGAGAAGAGAGCACAAAGGCTTCTTCTGAAGCAAGTGTTGATAACTTGAAAAGAGAAGATTCAGTAATGGGCACAGAAGCAACAGAAACCGAAAGTGAAGAGAAAGTGGGCATTCTGGAGAAGGAAGAAATAATGGACCATGTCAGTACAAATGACTTGCAGAACAAGGAAAATCTGCCACAATGTGATGAAGCCAAACCAGAGGTTGGGACCAGTGCACTGCAGACGGAAGAGCAGCAGGTTGATGGTGAAAAAGAAGACAATGAAAAGCCCCCTAGCCAACAGATAACCACCCTTGAGCAATGCACAGTCGATGAAGCCAGAAAAGCTTCACAAGAGCAGAGTGATTCTATAAATGAGCTTGAAGCCAAGGACCACAGTAGCTCACAGGCCCATATCGAGATGCCTTCTGGAAGTGACCGGCAGTTGCAGAGTGATTATTCAGGGTCCGAGGATTCCCTTGAATCCTTAGATACCTCCCTAAATCCCTCCTGTGAAACAGATGAGAGCACAAAGGAGCTTGAAAGTAGTAAACAAATTATACTGGAGGAGACATTGCCAGATCACACACCCTTGTATATGTATGATGGGCAGATGTTGGCTGTGACTGGGAAGTGCCAAATGGTTCCAGAGAGTGAAGAGGCTGCGGAGACATTTCTCTTAACCAAAGACAGAACTATTTCATTGGAGGATACACAACAAACAATGAAGGAACAGGGTCCATGCAGTTCCGAAGCAGAAGAAAACAAAGAACAGGTGGAAATAGCCAAGATATTGGAGAGTACggaagaggaaggaggcagcAACACAGCATTTGCTCTCAACCAAGCTGCAGAAGGGCTTCCGATGTCAAAAGATTTAGAAGACGCTCAGGCTGAAACCTTGGATAATGCAGACCTGCGCATAATAAAACATGAAATGCCAAGAGGGGAAGAATGTTTTGCACAGTTGGATGCAGAATCCAGTGAACAATTGGGGGGAACTTTCAAACAAGAAACTCCAGTGGCAAAAGATTTAGAAGAAGCCAAGACTGAAACCTCAAAACTAATTGAAGATAATGCAGACCTACACACAATAAAACATGAAATGCCAAGAGAGGAAGAGCGTTTTATGCAATTGGATACAGAATCTGATGAACAATCAGGGGAAACTTCCAATCAAGAACCTGCAGTGTCAAAAGATTTAGAAGCAGCTCAGGCTGAAACTTTGGATAATCCAGACCTGCACACAATAAAACATGAAATGCCAAGAGAGGAAGAGTGTTTTACACAGTTGGATGCAGAATCCAATGAACAATCAGGGGAAACTTCCAAACAAGAACCTCCAGTGTTAAAAGATTTAGAAGAAGCTCAGGCTGAAACTTCAGATAATGCAGACCTGCACATAATAAAACATGAGATGCTTAGCGAGGAAGAGCATTTTACACAGTTGGATGCAGAATCTGATGAACAATCAGAGAAAACTTCCAAACAAGAACCTCCAGTGTTAAAAGATTTAGAAGAAGCTGAGGCTGAAACTTCAGATAATGCAGACCTGCACACAATAAAACATGAAATGCCAAGAGAGGAAGAGTGTTTTACACAGTTGGATGCAGAATCCAATGAACAATCAGGGGAAACTTCCAAACAAGAACCTCCAGTGTCAAAAGATTTAGAAGAAGCTCAGGCTGAAACTTCGGATAATGCAGACCTGCACATAATAAAACATGAGATGCTTAGCGAGGAAGAGCATTTTACACAGTTGGATGCAGAATCTGATGAACAATCGGGGAAAACTTCCAAACAAGAACCTCCAATGTTAAAAGATTTAGAAGAAGATGAGGCTGACACTTTGGATAATGCAGACCTGCATACAATAAAACATGAAATGCCAAGAGAGGAAGAGCGTTTTACACAGTTGGATACAGAATCCAATGAACAATTGGGAGAAGAAACTTTCAAACAAGAACCTCCAGTGTCAAAAGATTTAGAAGAAGCTGAGGCTGAAACTTCAGATAATGCAGACCTGCACATAATAAAACATGAGATGCTTAGAGAGGAAGAGTGTTTTAGACAGTTGGATGCAGAATCTGATGAACAGTTGGGtgaaacttccaaacaacaaccTCCAGTGTCAAAAGATTTAGAAGGAGGTCAGGCTGAAACCTCAGAACTCATTGGAGATAGTGCGGACCTGCATACAATAAAACATGAGATGCCAGGACAGGAAGAAAGTTTTGCACAGTTGGATGTAGAATCCGACAAACAATCTGGGGAAATCTTCAAACAAGTAAGCAATACAGAAAAAGAACCTAGATTAGGAGAACTGCTCCATGAGGAAGCAAGTGGGATGGATATCGCTTGGGAGCTAGAAATGGACACTGTTTTCCAAGCAGATCAGGTTGACCCCAGCAGCACCCAGGAAGGTGTCTGTGTGGAAAATGATAGCCCTTTGGAATTTAGTGACCCAAGTAACTTAGAAACTGAAGGTACCCATAAAGTTTCTCCTCTGACTAGTGTTGCTGACTTGGGAGAAATTGTGTTGGAAGGAGAACTGTCTCCAGATGTTCAGAAAGATGATGAAGAATCCCAAAGTGTGGCTTACTATGAGGATGAAAGTTTGCCCTTTGTCCATGAATCCCAACAAATCACTGACCTAGGAAATGGTAGAAGAGAAGATTCCACCCAGCAGAGAGATCTTGCTGAGGGGGATCCAAACAGGGAGGATGTTCCAGATCCTTCACCAGAGGCAGTTGTAAATATTTCGATAGAGAGTATGAAAGACTCCGATATCCTGGAAATTGTAGAACAGGCTCTGGAGTTTAACCAAGAGTTGATCAAAGCTGTAGAGCGGGATGTTGAAATGGAGCAGCCAGCAACTGATAGAGATGAACACAGTTCCCAAGAAGAATACAGTCACTGCACCTCTGTTGGATTATCTGATACAGATGAATCCCAGATTCTCACAGGGATTCTGGAGGCCTCCTCTCCCAGTGCCAAAGACACAACAGGATTCAGCCATCTGTGGGTTGAAAACAATGAGAATGGGCTGCAGCCAGATCCCAGCCTCACAGATTTAAATGAGGAGATCCTGAATGGCATTGGAGATCTCCATCCTGGAAATGTGGCATATGATGTTGGCACTGCTGGAGAGGAATTAATCAAGAAGGTCATtatcacccagcagtttcatgaagaGGAGCTGAATGACTTCTCTGTGCGGGAGACTATAAGCCAGAGTCCACTTGCCAATGAAGAAGAGGCACCACAAACTGGAGAAGATCATTCTGAAGCCTATGAAAGAGTTTCACCAGGCCATAGAGGGCAGGAGGCCCTGGATAGTGATGAGAGAATATTTGCTGACATAATACAGACTGCTTGCATGAAAGGAAAGGATGCTGAGCTGGAGACCATTTCAACCCCACCACATTTTGGAGATGAAGTTCTCCGCCTGGAGGCCAGCCAACAGCTGAAGTTCCGACCAGAAGATAACGATGAGCTGTGGTCTTCTGAAGACAACTGAAAGATTATATCCTGGCTTTTAACGCTTAATAAGATCAATTTTGGCAAATGGGGTCACTCTTTCACCTCCACAATATATTTCTTCCCTAGATACCCTCCCCCCATTTTAAATTAGGCCGTCAAACTGACAATCAAAAGCATTGTTTAGATAGAATATTTACCCCTTTAACACTTCCACCTTATGGtagtgatttttgtttgttttaaaccaaaCACTTTTGTTTACTAAGCATTCAAGTCCAGTGCCTTGTAGGATGTAGTAAGCTAGATTCAGAGGTTGGGGCTTTAATCGTAGGTTTTCATGTTCTCCTTAAGGAAACCAGTTATTTGGGAGAGGAAACAGTCAAAAGTCTTGAGTGGCCTTTGTTGCTGGCTAAGTCTACAGGAAAATCTGTTGGTTAGTAGTGATCAGGTCTCCTTTATGCTGGCATCCTAAGTGCTTGAACCAGTATGTTGCCTGAAATACCACGAGATCATCACATTTGGCGGCAATGTTGCAGAGCAAAGACATTTGGTACTTTCAGTACTTGGTGGCTGGCACAGCAATTCTAAAGACTGGGCTGTAAAAGACCATCTCCTTGTCATGGATCCACGGTTATCCATGGATCATATAATCGTTTCCCTTTCTTTGCTTGTGCATTCTGGAATATACGGTTGTGCACAAATGATTATTTATCTGGAGCAACAGGAATGGCCACAAATGAAACTGGGGTTGTGGGCGTGGGAGAGCCTTGTAGCAGGTGCAAGGGAAAACCTGCTCGCTGCATTTTCCGTCATTGCAGCTGTTTCCACTAGTCTCTTACATGTCAAGGGAGTATTGAAATTTCCTAGACCAGCTCACAAGCAGCTTCTGGTCCAGTCAACTTCCCTCCTAAAGTAAACAAAAAACCGCCTCCCCACTTGCTCCTGGATTATGTTCCAAGAGGAGCCTTAAACTGAGAGTTGTTGGAATTCAACCTGGCTCCAGAGAAGTCTGAAAGTCCTCAGCATCAATGTGAATTCATGATATTACCTTCCCCATTTCCCTCTTAACCTGCTCCTGTTGGGATAGGTTTTCCAACAACCTAATCCACCTCTTGtttgtctgtgtgcatgtgtgagcttGTGCATTTTACAAAGtacatatactttttaaaaaacgccTGTCCCTGTGCCAAAATTCCAGagctttctttgtttgtttttttaatgagtgaggggaggggagggaaccaATTTAAATGCCTGGTATGCTGCTCCTAAACACCTCTGTTGGCATGTCTACTAGACAAGGGAATATAAAAAATCCAGATTGCTGCTTTGAGGCAGGGACCACAGTTGTTACACCCCATACTCAGCAATTGGAGGCCAATCTTCTAGGTAATCATCCTGCCAAATCTTGTTTATAGAGATGGGAGCTGCAGAAGACCCACCAACAAGTGGACCTTGCAGATCCCAACTGCCACACTATGGCATCTTGAAAGGGAGTGAGCCCTATAGGTGCTGCTTCCTAACGTCAAAGCATTGTGTTTGTAGTGATAGTTTTGCAGTGAATCTAGAATGGTAACTACACACAACTCGTCCACTTCCAGCAAGTGCCTTTGTCTCCCTGGGGCTGAGAAAACGGTTGCAGGTGGCTGTAGACTACAGTCTTTCCTTTTGTCCCTGCTACATCCTGCCTTCCTAGCAGAGGCCATGCAT
The Hemicordylus capensis ecotype Gifberg chromosome 14, rHemCap1.1.pri, whole genome shotgun sequence genome window above contains:
- the NES gene encoding nestin codes for the protein MESFLGTQSLGEESLQMWNLNKRLEAYLARVKYLEEENELLKAEIQTLKVSPVENSWRGKYEEQMAALRTTLDEAFREKYVAELARDNLYEEVQQVKSRCQKERAAQEEAKKLLSLSKQELEEEKRTHLWLWERASQLEKEVEALVEAHEEERAGLDREVAGFSWSLEGFRAAPAPFQPVEVEDYSKKLSSIWRGAVETYKTEVSQLEASLGEAKENLWKATEGNRQNQLQLQQLKKELAGLKFQKEMLEQSLSQQWQNQQGEAEKLQLAIEALEEEKRSLRVQITQILEDRQQLMHLKMSLSLEVATYRTLLETESTRLQMPATDYNVANGLRDAKLETSNSKLQAVSLDRGRLGSRDLRPSPSTFLKGNMKSRLPKNQNKSFTVNLASMLPKSRSPVTREFQKANTVLQSQSTKSFDGSLLQKDIPAFVDPPAFKLGSSQVITATKVETVSQSFFHESSLPVSSVSPAVPDVLKENSSNTEQRRLQKGGQGRDETAIQLEGGGDTATQLETEEMGEKEELYEYEEGEQPSEEPPGKTTTQNVPYPTQLVTEALEIALKEVNEGDVCFESVLLNVPPTQNGVLSGDALSMEEDNGADSSLSIGVLEETVPRLHKDEMEDSQLMDLPEDAKDSEVSVEVNGSREVCAEQPEGEIEVWVTRDVESSHETELLEEERSFSTRQNKEEIVADAPIIGKMASDKETRFSEENEGDDEQPPILQSVELSDDLEVTKCTELTHHPGQATPATLTGEKESWEPSTSHRDEQPGATGGDLEETDGGAEDLEVMSTEALHLSEDEERRESWSPSRENEEYDFQAETLESELLQMEEFAIENLSPLSHPALSGESCQEHLFLGVEQENLEEKGTPLYETDATMSEEEEKEMVLETKALCFAMEAEEAILREEISERNEENIVFADEPRVIESTDAEEEHGGKLREDTEQENALDNEDMIKEDISDKEAVNLQDETHESDTILQDNVLGQESAKEGQTEETGEASQGQLVMGQKVEGEESTKASSEASVDNLKREDSVMGTEATETESEEKVGILEKEEIMDHVSTNDLQNKENLPQCDEAKPEVGTSALQTEEQQVDGEKEDNEKPPSQQITTLEQCTVDEARKASQEQSDSINELEAKDHSSSQAHIEMPSGSDRQLQSDYSGSEDSLESLDTSLNPSCETDESTKELESSKQIILEETLPDHTPLYMYDGQMLAVTGKCQMVPESEEAAETFLLTKDRTISLEDTQQTMKEQGPCSSEAEENKEQVEIAKILESTEEEGGSNTAFALNQAAEGLPMSKDLEDAQAETLDNADLRIIKHEMPRGEECFAQLDAESSEQLGGTFKQETPVAKDLEEAKTETSKLIEDNADLHTIKHEMPREEERFMQLDTESDEQSGETSNQEPAVSKDLEAAQAETLDNPDLHTIKHEMPREEECFTQLDAESNEQSGETSKQEPPVLKDLEEAQAETSDNADLHIIKHEMLSEEEHFTQLDAESDEQSEKTSKQEPPVLKDLEEAEAETSDNADLHTIKHEMPREEECFTQLDAESNEQSGETSKQEPPVSKDLEEAQAETSDNADLHIIKHEMLSEEEHFTQLDAESDEQSGKTSKQEPPMLKDLEEDEADTLDNADLHTIKHEMPREEERFTQLDTESNEQLGEETFKQEPPVSKDLEEAEAETSDNADLHIIKHEMLREEECFRQLDAESDEQLGETSKQQPPVSKDLEGGQAETSELIGDSADLHTIKHEMPGQEESFAQLDVESDKQSGEIFKQVSNTEKEPRLGELLHEEASGMDIAWELEMDTVFQADQVDPSSTQEGVCVENDSPLEFSDPSNLETEGTHKVSPLTSVADLGEIVLEGELSPDVQKDDEESQSVAYYEDESLPFVHESQQITDLGNGRREDSTQQRDLAEGDPNREDVPDPSPEAVVNISIESMKDSDILEIVEQALEFNQELIKAVERDVEMEQPATDRDEHSSQEEYSHCTSVGLSDTDESQILTGILEASSPSAKDTTGFSHLWVENNENGLQPDPSLTDLNEEILNGIGDLHPGNVAYDVGTAGEELIKKVIITQQFHEEELNDFSVRETISQSPLANEEEAPQTGEDHSEAYERVSPGHRGQEALDSDERIFADIIQTACMKGKDAELETISTPPHFGDEVLRLEASQQLKFRPEDNDELWSSEDN